ggcagagtgaagcttcaggtgctcgtaagactgtaagaactaaaGCGAACATTGCatctgtccggcaagctttaaggcgcaacatcaacagtagttgtcgtcgaaatgctgtgccaaatatcccacgttcttcatttaatcgtatcgtgccatttttcaaaggtatgcgagtcgtttttcatcgattttacattattgcatgccacgccaaaacaaataaaggtggcgtgctgaaattaacagaataagtaggagacatgtccaacattataatgctggtatcaaaaatagatacactgcccgtcttctatttttagttatttttgcaaacacggtacaaatcattctgggacaccctgtacatcatcaacacacatatcagcagtagatagctacttcatcaacacccactatcagcagtaggtagctactttatcaacacccatatcagcagtaaatagctgcttcatcaatgtctatatcagcagtacatagctacttcatcaacacacatatcagcagtagatagctacttcatcaacacacatatcagcagtagatagctacttcatcaacacacatatcagcagtagatagctacttcatcaacacacatatcagcagtagatagctacttcatcaacacacatatcagcagtagatagctacttcatcaacacacatatcagcagtagatagctacttcatcaacacacatatcagcagtagatagctacttcatcaacacacatatcagcagtagatagctacttcatcaatacacatatcagcagtagatagctacttcatcaacacacatatcagcagtagatagctacttcatcaacacacatatcagcagtagatagctacttcatcaacacacatatcagcagtagatagctacttcatcaacacacatatcagcagtagatagctacttcatcaacacacatatcagcagtagatagctacttcatcaacacacatatcagcagtagatagctacttcatcaacacacatatcagcagtagatagctacttcatcaacacacatatcagcagtagatagctacttcatcaacacacatatcagcagtagagcagtagatagttacttcatcaacacacatatcagcagtagatagttacttcatcaacacacatatcagcagtagatagttacttcatcaacacacatatcagcagtagatagctacttcatcaacacacatatcatcagcagtagatagctacttcatcaacacacatatcagcagtagatagctacttcaccaacacacatatcagcagtatattgctacttcaccaacacacatacggtatcagcagtagatagctacttcaccaacacatatatcagcagtagatagctacttcaccaacacccactatcagcagtaggtagctactttatcaacacccatatccgcagtaaatagctacttcatcaatgtctctatcagcagtagatagctacttcatcaacacacatatcagcagtagatagctactttatcaacacccatatcagcagtaaatagctacttcatcaatgtctctatcagcagtagatagctacttcatcagcagtagatagctacttcatcaacacacatatcagcagtagatagctacttcatcaacacacatatcagcagtaaatagctatatACTTCACCAACACCCACTATAtaggtagctactttatcaacacacatatcagcagtatattgctacttcaccaacacacatacggtatcagcagtagatagctacttcaccaacacatatatcagcagtagatagctacttcaccaacacccactatcagcagtaggtagctactttatcaacacccatatccgcagtaaatagctacttcatcaatgtctctatcagcagtagatagctacttcatcaacacacatatcagcagtagatagctactttatcaacacccatatcagcagtaaatagctacttcatcaatgtctctatcagcagtagatagctacttcatcaacacacatatcagcagtagatagctacttcatcaacacacatatcagcagtaaatagctacttcaccaacacccACTATAtaggtagctactttatcaacacccatatcagcagtaaatagctacttcatcaatgtctatatcagcagtagatagacacTTCATCGACACATGTACTCATAAGCAGCAATCACATGTAGATACTTCAACatccactatcagcagtagatagctcctaCACAAAgttccatatcagcagtaggtagatattttatcaacacccatatcagcagctaTAATAAATTTTACTTATAGATCATATCGAGTATTGTTcctataacatgtaggcctatagtgtatTTAGTAgataatcagtttccagtgattagcatattctgacgagtgtaggtcggcttcggttggcctgcatgaaacaatattgtaaataatgctttaataaatcaccaagtctattttaaatgtattccagctcccttcttggttgagcactttactgtggatgatttaccttacttggatttatttagtAGAACAGAATATACTGTTCAAAAAGGCTTTTTATGTTGGACACCTTGCTTGTATTTCCACACATtccatccagtggcgtagccaatgcGGAATAGAGTACCTCTCTttagtctcaaattgttctgctcgcaaatataataatataaacagaGAATAGTTTATCATCAATGTACCTCGTGTtttttgttacctgggtaacaggTTAAAAGAGACCAAAGCCTATTGTTTGAACCATGTTGACTGTGATCTTTTTCATTATGTTTTTATTTCATgtagaaaaaaacaaacatacacATAAATATAACCACAGAGAATCACATATACAGatgcaaaaatatataaatatacacaTTATAAGGTACTGCATACAATATGCCCAGAGCACAAGGTTCAAAGAGTACGTgcacaaataatgaataaagagatAAAAGAGTCAATATATACATGTGAAAACACTATTACATTGTACATCAAAGGTCAAAGCACCACTTTCTAAAatgattacttaatttacctttTGTTTCACTCTTCGTTTCatcaaaaaaaagtttttcaaagCAGCAAAATTTTAGTTCACTTTCTGAAATCTACATCTACTCTAGATTCAAAGCCATATGTGGCCGTGTGCAAGAAGTTATAACACAAAATCAAAACGCTCCTGTTAGGTTTCTGCCACATCGTTGATGTTAAACGGTAGTCTGCAAAATGGACATGATGGTTGTCCCTCATTGAGTAACTGTTCACCACAGTTACGGCATACTCGGTGTATACACGGCAGAATAAAGAAGTTCCTCCTAGTCTCAAAACATATTCTGCATTCTTCTTCTATTGGGTAGGCTTCCTGTTAATAAATTATAATAGGCAAAAAGAAGAAATCGGCCAACTGTATAACATTCATCACTTATCCTGTCGTTTTCAAATTAGGTATCAGACAAGCTTAGATCGGGGCTTAGACGTGTTAGATGGAAATATTCCTTGCATAAAGATATAGACTAATCAAAATGGGGAGGTGTCACCCTTGGGGACATCATTACATGTGCGTAACGTGTCAACACAACGACAAAGAAACTTTAGCCCTCAAAATGTCCAGATGCTTTAAAATGGTCGCCAAATGGTTCAATTAGTTTTTGCAAGACAGGTAAATTGTTACGTATGAGGTTACACACAAGTGGTGCATTGATATTTGATAACTAAAaattatgttattaatcatgatgaacgcattcagttgcactcgaaattatactgattacagcaacaacaatattaacacACAGGCCCTGGCCAGTGGGCCCTGGCCCACGCATCATCCTCGCTGTTGTTAAAAGATCATCGAATAATGTTCGGATTCTCTGTCCAACGTGTATCCAAAATGTTCATGATGTTTGTGCGTGCTTTTTTTAAAGGTTTCTTTTAGATATTTTATTTGTTGTTGGAGTTGTTTTATTTCTAAACTGCTATTAAAAAGTCAACATACTTGCTGTGGATGTGCAACTTGGTAGTGACGTTGATTGTCATCTTCAGGTGCAGTCGGCATTAGGCGTTCTTCCTCATCACCTTGGGCTCTCTCATCTTCATGTGCATTCGGTATTAAGCGTTCTTCCTCATCATCACCTTGGGCTCTTTCAATCCATTGTAAGCTTATGGAAAATATATTGACTCCTGAAATAATGAACAATTCACTATTAACAATGCAGTAACCCCAATAGAATCCGGGCCTAGAATAGAAACGTTTTGCACGCGATCACCTAAAGTGGGTAATTAttatgttaaaaaacaaaaataaaaggaCAAAAAATAAAGAAGATGGCAAATATGTAGCTGAAGCGGGATTCAAACCGGAGACCTCTATAGAAAAGGCAAAAATAAGTACATGTACACACGTAAAACACATCTTATTGCCCAAGTATTATGTCACACCATGATCAGAAaagcttttttttcttcaaaaatcgaCACCAGGCTCTACAGGCATGCAATGTCCAGTATGTTAGATTGGATATCAATTAAGCAGAACATGTATTTCCCATGGTAAAACCTGAGACAAGTCTCTGGTAAAACGAACGTAAGACTGACGTTTTCCATATCAAAAGCAATTTGTATATCCATACCTGTTTTAATGTACCACGCTAACataaatcccagcaaacacacactcACATAGACCAATATCAGTTGGGATACGAAATACAAGTAAAGAGTTTGGAGGCAGTGAACGCTATAAACAGCCACTGAATGTCCGTACCAATATGTACCTGTGAAAGTTCCATATATatcaaataaataacatgtttcaAAATGAAAATGACATCACGTGTTTCTATAAAATATGTCCgaatataaattaaacttaatGTTAAAAATTATGGTCTCACGTTTCAAGACATTATTTTTGTTAAGTACGAGAGGGCAATAATCCATGAAGTCCATGGTAAGGGACGACGAGGTCCAATATCCTAGACCTGAAAATACACACTATAAAACAAGTTGATCTTTGAGCTTCTTATTTCAAGGTACAATCTGAACCAGTATAGTGGTATGCCTACTTCCCTGATTGTACCAACCTGCTATTATCCACGAGTAAGTAAATAATGTCAGAATTCCACCGGAAAACAATACGTATTTGTTCCAGTGTCTGTTGGTCATCACGCATACAAATAAAACGCCTTCCAACAGTAGCAATGCAAGTCCTAAACAAGTTAAAAAGACTGGTATC
The Amphiura filiformis chromosome 3, Afil_fr2py, whole genome shotgun sequence DNA segment above includes these coding regions:
- the LOC140149087 gene encoding uncharacterized protein isoform X1 — encoded protein: MNYKKGVGGCIIFLMLGFSLANILTGSGTLKSTSKPIGVYLIIQGVLIIFLICVIAMQVIKNVINKSNIVLDTVLVLLILAWLIYGTTKYDLDCQPRHVCQYFKSQILLQYIFLLLVCVWWVLGYFLGGDVIWYINEFNQFINIRLQFVTFTICAATGFSLGNIVVGLKFQSDCPREPMIPVFLTCLGLALLLLEGVLFVCVMTNRHWNKYVLFSGGILTLFTYSWIIAGTYWYGHSVAVYSVHCLQTLYLYFVSQLILVYVSVCLLGFMLAWYIKTGVNIFSISLQWIERAQGDDEEERLIPNAHEDERAQGDEEERLMPTAPEDDNQRHYQVAHPQQEAYPIEEECRICFETRRNFFILPCIHRVCRNCGEQLLNEGQPSCPFCRLPFNINDVAET